A region from the Sandaracinus amylolyticus genome encodes:
- a CDS encoding CDP-alcohol phosphatidyltransferase family protein: MSHGTETSLLRELARPWNLMSLVRLPLAVVALLVRAEPLAVLALMVVAGISDALDGVMARRAHADPKLGEWLDPVCDKVFVLAVLAGVWIERQPPWWLLVLTATREILVVPAGITLAVSVGTFRSRIEYCARPSGKATTVAQFLVLGALLFDVDQVALPAAIAAAVLGLAAGVEYGVRARACLDAPRGTPAAGAAE; encoded by the coding sequence GTGAGCCACGGGACCGAGACCAGCTTGCTGCGCGAGCTCGCGCGGCCGTGGAACCTCATGAGCCTGGTGCGGCTGCCGCTCGCCGTGGTCGCGCTGCTCGTGCGCGCGGAGCCGCTCGCGGTGCTCGCGCTGATGGTCGTGGCCGGGATCTCCGACGCGCTCGACGGAGTGATGGCGCGGCGCGCGCACGCGGATCCGAAGCTGGGCGAGTGGCTCGACCCGGTCTGCGACAAGGTGTTCGTGCTCGCGGTGCTCGCGGGCGTGTGGATCGAGCGGCAGCCTCCGTGGTGGCTGCTGGTGCTGACCGCCACGCGCGAGATCCTGGTGGTGCCCGCGGGCATCACGCTCGCGGTCTCGGTGGGGACGTTCCGCTCGCGCATCGAGTACTGCGCGCGGCCGAGCGGGAAGGCGACGACGGTGGCGCAGTTCCTCGTGCTCGGCGCGCTGCTCTTCGACGTCGATCAGGTCGCGCTGCCCGCGGCGATCGCCGCGGCGGTGCTCGGGCTCGCGGCGGGTGTGGAGTACGGCGTGCGCGCGCGCGCGTGCCTCGATGCGCCGAGGGGCACGCCGGCGGCGGGCGCCGCGGAGTAG
- a CDS encoding esterase/lipase family protein yields MSYTERVRHHVYLVPGFFGFANFGDFRYFAHVREHLLAWTRMRGVDAVIHYAPTFPTASLRRRAGRLVEIMAETSGDGGPIHLIGHSTGGLDARLAVAPRASLHCAVDPESVASRVRTVVAVTSPHYGAPTAAFFTSLLGQRLLFLLSLVTIYAIRVGTIPLPALVVLASALGSTGAGRLVAGGVIEQVYDLVIKDFSPERRLQIEQVFAQVRSDQTLLVQLTPEGLDLFNALATERDGVRRGCVVAQAKPPTLGRQARVGPSPTNQAMYNVYRALYAIASSLPEHLLPAPDDAQAKVLIDAYGRIPSAKGNDAMVPTRSQVWGEVVHAAWADHLDVIGHFHAPHRAPLHVDWMRTMSDFGQREFEEMWDDVARFAFST; encoded by the coding sequence GTGAGCTACACCGAACGAGTGCGGCACCACGTGTACCTCGTGCCGGGGTTCTTCGGGTTCGCGAACTTCGGCGACTTCCGCTACTTCGCGCACGTCCGGGAGCACCTGCTCGCGTGGACGCGGATGCGCGGCGTCGACGCGGTGATCCACTACGCGCCGACGTTCCCCACGGCGTCGCTGCGCCGGCGCGCGGGGCGGCTGGTGGAGATCATGGCGGAGACCTCGGGGGACGGCGGGCCGATCCACCTGATCGGGCACTCGACCGGCGGGCTCGACGCGCGGCTCGCGGTCGCGCCGCGCGCGTCGCTGCACTGCGCGGTCGATCCCGAGTCGGTCGCGTCGCGGGTGCGCACCGTCGTCGCGGTGACGTCGCCGCACTACGGCGCGCCGACCGCGGCGTTCTTCACGAGCCTGCTCGGGCAGCGGCTGCTCTTCCTGCTCTCGCTGGTCACGATCTACGCGATCCGGGTGGGCACGATCCCGCTGCCCGCGCTCGTGGTCCTCGCGAGCGCGCTGGGATCGACGGGCGCAGGCAGGCTGGTCGCGGGCGGTGTGATCGAGCAGGTCTACGATCTCGTCATCAAGGACTTCAGCCCCGAGCGGCGGCTGCAGATCGAGCAGGTGTTCGCGCAGGTGCGCAGCGATCAGACGCTGCTCGTGCAGCTCACGCCCGAGGGCCTCGATCTCTTCAACGCGCTCGCGACCGAGCGCGACGGAGTGCGCCGCGGGTGCGTGGTCGCGCAGGCGAAGCCGCCGACGCTGGGGCGTCAGGCGCGCGTGGGCCCGAGCCCGACGAACCAGGCGATGTACAACGTGTACCGCGCGCTGTACGCGATCGCGTCGTCGCTCCCCGAGCACCTGCTCCCGGCGCCCGACGACGCGCAGGCGAAGGTGCTGATCGATGCGTACGGCCGCATCCCGAGCGCGAAGGGCAACGACGCGATGGTGCCCACGCGCTCGCAGGTCTGGGGCGAAGTGGTGCACGCCGCGTGGGCCGATCACCTCGACGTGATCGGGCACTTCCACGCGCCGCACCGTGCACCGCTGCACGTCGACTGGATGCGCACGATGAGTGACTTCGGGCAGCGCGAGTTCGAGGAGATGTGGGACGACGTCGCGCGCTTCGCGTTCTCCACGTGA
- a CDS encoding putative metal-binding motif-containing protein, which produces MTSQRWSVGLLLVGSIWVASATAHAYGRGIDVADCSGCHSGGRAPMMRFTSTPAMPSPGSTARIRIEIEAVNGSAGGFRIATSGPGSLRTVGEGTRATGEDVIVHSTPRTASGGWVTFEVDYVVPSGTGDVQFTIGGMSANRDGGSRGDGGATIRRSLVWGCAGSTFYGDLDGDGYGAASRGSITACEARDGWSARDDDCDDNDGMAHPGGTEACNRRDDDCDETVDEGTATATLYPDADGDGWGGREGDPVTGCDRPGYGVGNDDCDDRDPGTNPGATEVCGGRDEDCDGRVDERVRPVCGVGMCARASLSCDERDCMPGDPGVETCNAWDDDCDGATDEESDLCPDGQMCDLGLCVGEGTPRRDGGVSRLDGSTTTPPPPVSGGCSIAARASSSVLPWIAALALVVAARRRRR; this is translated from the coding sequence ATGACCAGCCAGCGGTGGAGCGTGGGTCTTCTGCTCGTGGGCTCGATCTGGGTCGCGAGCGCGACGGCTCACGCGTACGGCCGCGGCATCGACGTCGCCGACTGCTCGGGCTGTCACTCCGGCGGGCGCGCGCCGATGATGCGCTTCACCTCGACGCCCGCGATGCCATCGCCGGGCTCGACGGCGCGCATCCGCATCGAGATCGAAGCGGTGAACGGCAGCGCCGGCGGGTTCCGCATCGCGACGAGCGGCCCCGGTTCGCTGCGCACCGTCGGCGAGGGCACGCGCGCGACGGGCGAGGACGTCATCGTGCACAGCACGCCGCGCACCGCGAGCGGCGGCTGGGTCACGTTCGAGGTCGACTACGTCGTCCCGAGCGGCACGGGCGACGTGCAATTCACCATCGGCGGCATGTCGGCCAACCGCGACGGCGGCTCGCGCGGCGACGGCGGCGCGACGATCCGCCGCAGCCTGGTGTGGGGCTGCGCGGGCTCGACGTTCTACGGCGATCTCGACGGCGACGGATACGGCGCGGCCTCGCGCGGATCGATCACCGCGTGCGAGGCGCGCGACGGCTGGTCCGCGCGCGACGACGACTGCGACGACAACGACGGCATGGCGCACCCCGGCGGCACCGAGGCGTGCAACCGCCGCGACGACGACTGCGACGAGACGGTCGACGAGGGCACCGCGACCGCGACGCTCTATCCCGACGCCGACGGCGACGGCTGGGGCGGGCGCGAGGGCGATCCCGTGACCGGCTGCGATCGCCCCGGCTACGGGGTCGGCAACGACGACTGCGACGATCGGGATCCCGGCACGAACCCCGGCGCGACCGAGGTCTGCGGCGGGCGCGACGAGGACTGCGACGGACGCGTCGACGAGCGCGTGCGCCCGGTCTGCGGCGTCGGCATGTGCGCGCGCGCGTCGCTCTCGTGCGACGAGCGCGACTGCATGCCCGGCGATCCCGGCGTCGAGACCTGCAACGCGTGGGACGACGACTGCGACGGCGCGACCGACGAGGAGAGCGACCTCTGCCCCGACGGTCAGATGTGCGATCTCGGCCTCTGCGTCGGCGAGGGCACGCCGCGCCGCGACGGCGGCGTGAGCCGGCTCGACGGAAGCACGACGACACCGCCGCCGCCGGTGTCGGGCGGATGCTCGATCGCAGCGCGCGCGAGCAGCTCGGTGCTGCCGTGGATCGCGGCCCTCGCGCTCGTCGTGGCCGCGCGCCGTCGTCGTCGTTAG
- a CDS encoding alpha/beta fold hydrolase encodes MDDTSFEPARRGRTRLPSGRFLGWSEQGPEHGAPVLFFGGAGTSSALSMRREDVERAGVRLVAVDRPGLGASDPLAGRTLADWVEDVRDFVIARALGSPAIVAFSQGAPFGIACAADEIGRSLVIVSGTDELAAPHLAELLVPDVRGIVQRVARDPEGAEAFFRGMTPAMMRQMVLAMIGDADRAVYADPAFDAAYRRALDEGFAQGGEGYARDTVLAFGAWPFDLGRISMPVSLWYGAEDTSPVHSPDLGASLAHRIPSARRTVIDAAGGAILWTHGEAILAAI; translated from the coding sequence ATGGACGACACGAGCTTCGAGCCCGCGCGACGCGGGCGCACGCGCCTGCCGAGCGGGCGGTTCCTGGGCTGGTCGGAGCAAGGGCCGGAGCACGGCGCGCCCGTTCTCTTCTTCGGCGGCGCGGGCACGAGCAGCGCGCTCTCGATGCGGCGCGAGGACGTCGAGCGCGCCGGCGTGCGGCTCGTCGCGGTCGATCGTCCGGGGCTCGGCGCCTCGGATCCGCTCGCGGGGCGCACCCTCGCCGACTGGGTCGAGGACGTGCGCGACTTCGTGATCGCGCGCGCGCTGGGCTCGCCCGCGATCGTCGCGTTCTCGCAGGGCGCGCCGTTCGGGATCGCGTGCGCGGCCGACGAGATCGGGCGCTCGCTCGTGATCGTGTCGGGCACCGACGAGCTCGCGGCGCCGCACCTCGCGGAGCTGCTGGTGCCCGACGTGCGCGGCATCGTGCAGCGCGTCGCCCGCGATCCCGAGGGCGCCGAGGCGTTCTTCCGCGGGATGACGCCTGCGATGATGCGCCAGATGGTGCTCGCGATGATCGGCGACGCCGATCGCGCGGTGTACGCCGACCCGGCGTTCGACGCGGCGTACCGGCGCGCGCTCGACGAGGGCTTCGCGCAGGGCGGCGAGGGCTACGCGCGCGACACCGTGCTCGCGTTCGGCGCGTGGCCGTTCGACCTCGGGCGCATCTCGATGCCGGTCTCGCTCTGGTACGGCGCGGAGGACACGAGCCCGGTGCACTCACCGGACCTCGGCGCGTCGCTCGCGCATCGCATCCCGAGCGCGCGCCGCACCGTGATCGACGCCGCGGGCGGCGCGATCCTGTGGACCCACGGCGAGGCGATCCTCGCCGCCATCTAA
- a CDS encoding arylsulfatase, giving the protein MASDYDEYEPGKPFPGRIGMTVDESTPAWPAYRRAKDGAPNVLIFVLDDVGFGQLSCFGGLCETPNLDRLASRGLRYTNMQTTALCSPTRGALLTGRNHHTLGLSAITELSMGFPAHNGMVGFEHGFLSEMLLEHGYNTFAVGKWHLAPPEETTQAGPFTRWPLGRGFERYYGFLGGDTDQWHPDLTEDNRSVTPPRTPEEGYHLNVDLADRAIRMIQDADASAPEKPFFLYYATGAGHAPHHVEKSWIDRYRGRFDMGWDAYREQVFARQLELGVIPAGTTLSTRDPDVPAWDTLSADEKRMYARQMEVYAAFLSQTDHHFGRILDYLERIGELENTLVVAISDNGASAEGGVHGTFNEMLFFNGAPERLEDNLRHYDDWGGPDTFPHYAWGWTWAGDTPFRRWKRETYRGGTSDPCIVSWPRGIPASGEIRTQYLHVIDIVPTILETLGLEPPSTIRGVTQSPIEGVSFAHTLHDAAAPTKHVTQYFEMFGHRAIHHDGWRAVCPFPGPSLTEGASRGWLFGRTSLTREVLEELDRSGWELYHLDEDPSETRNVAAEHPEILRSMTRRWYVEAGRYGVMPLAAGDVARMNVPRPTVARPRDRYVLQPGGAPIPFAAAPRIYNRPHSITAKVRIPAGGAEGVLLAHGNRHGGYSLYVAEGRLHHVHNYLGLHKMKVSSNVVLPSGEHTLRYEFEPTGAPDLAAGKGVPGRSQLYLDGRLVGSAMLPFTVPNVFGIAGLSCGRDHYDAVVPSEYRAPFPFTGELVEVVIDLSGELTRDHQRDIDRLMAQQ; this is encoded by the coding sequence ATGGCGAGCGACTACGACGAGTACGAGCCGGGCAAGCCGTTCCCGGGCCGCATCGGGATGACGGTGGACGAGTCCACGCCCGCCTGGCCCGCGTACCGCCGCGCGAAGGACGGCGCGCCCAACGTGCTGATCTTCGTCCTCGACGACGTCGGCTTCGGACAGCTCTCGTGCTTCGGCGGCCTCTGTGAGACGCCGAACCTCGATCGCCTCGCATCCCGTGGCCTGCGGTACACGAACATGCAGACCACCGCGCTCTGCTCGCCGACGCGCGGCGCGCTGCTCACCGGCCGCAACCACCACACGCTCGGCCTCTCCGCGATCACCGAGCTCTCGATGGGCTTCCCCGCGCACAACGGGATGGTCGGCTTCGAGCACGGCTTCTTGTCCGAGATGCTGCTCGAGCACGGCTACAACACGTTCGCCGTCGGCAAGTGGCACCTCGCGCCGCCCGAGGAGACCACGCAGGCAGGCCCGTTCACGCGCTGGCCGCTCGGTCGCGGCTTCGAGCGGTACTACGGCTTCCTCGGCGGCGACACCGACCAATGGCACCCCGATCTCACCGAGGACAACCGTTCGGTCACGCCTCCGCGCACGCCCGAGGAGGGCTATCACCTCAACGTCGATCTCGCCGACCGCGCGATCCGGATGATCCAGGACGCCGACGCGAGCGCGCCCGAGAAGCCCTTCTTCCTCTACTACGCGACCGGCGCCGGGCACGCGCCGCACCACGTCGAGAAGTCCTGGATCGATCGCTATCGAGGCCGCTTCGACATGGGCTGGGACGCGTACCGCGAGCAGGTGTTCGCGCGTCAGCTCGAGCTCGGCGTCATCCCCGCGGGCACCACGCTCTCCACGCGCGATCCCGACGTGCCCGCGTGGGACACGCTCTCCGCCGACGAGAAGCGGATGTACGCGCGACAGATGGAGGTCTACGCAGCGTTCCTCAGCCAGACCGACCACCACTTCGGCCGCATCCTCGACTACCTCGAGCGCATCGGCGAGCTCGAGAACACGCTCGTCGTCGCGATCTCCGACAACGGCGCCAGCGCCGAGGGCGGCGTGCACGGCACGTTCAACGAGATGCTCTTCTTCAACGGCGCGCCCGAGCGCCTCGAGGACAACCTCCGGCACTACGACGACTGGGGCGGCCCCGACACGTTCCCGCACTACGCGTGGGGCTGGACGTGGGCCGGCGACACACCGTTCCGGCGGTGGAAGCGCGAGACCTATCGCGGCGGCACGAGCGACCCGTGCATCGTCTCGTGGCCGCGCGGCATCCCGGCCTCGGGCGAGATCCGCACGCAGTACCTGCACGTGATCGACATCGTGCCGACGATCCTCGAGACGCTCGGCCTCGAGCCCCCGAGCACGATCCGCGGCGTCACGCAGTCGCCCATCGAAGGCGTCAGCTTCGCGCACACGCTGCACGACGCGGCCGCGCCGACCAAGCACGTCACCCAGTACTTCGAGATGTTCGGACACCGCGCGATCCATCACGACGGCTGGCGCGCGGTCTGTCCGTTCCCCGGTCCGAGCCTCACCGAGGGCGCCAGTCGAGGCTGGCTGTTCGGCAGGACGTCCCTGACGCGCGAAGTGCTCGAAGAGCTCGACCGCAGCGGCTGGGAGCTCTACCACCTCGACGAGGATCCCTCGGAGACGCGCAACGTCGCCGCCGAGCACCCGGAGATCCTCCGCAGCATGACCCGGCGCTGGTACGTCGAGGCCGGCCGGTACGGCGTGATGCCGCTCGCGGCGGGCGACGTCGCGCGCATGAACGTCCCGCGGCCGACGGTCGCGCGCCCGCGCGACCGCTACGTGCTCCAGCCCGGCGGCGCGCCGATCCCGTTCGCCGCCGCGCCGCGCATCTACAACCGCCCGCACAGCATCACGGCGAAGGTGCGCATCCCCGCGGGCGGCGCCGAGGGCGTCCTCCTCGCGCACGGCAATCGTCACGGCGGGTACTCGCTCTACGTCGCCGAGGGCCGGCTGCACCACGTCCACAACTACCTCGGGCTCCACAAGATGAAGGTCAGCTCGAACGTCGTGCTGCCCTCGGGCGAGCACACGCTGCGCTACGAGTTCGAGCCCACCGGCGCGCCCGATCTCGCCGCGGGCAAGGGCGTGCCGGGGCGCAGTCAGCTCTACCTCGATGGCCGCCTCGTCGGCAGCGCCATGCTCCCGTTCACCGTGCCCAACGTCTTCGGCATCGCGGGGCTGAGCTGCGGGCGCGACCACTACGACGCGGTGGTTCCGTCCGAGTACCGCGCGCCCTTCCCGTTCACCGGCGAGCTCGTCGAGGTCGTGATCGACCTCTCCGGCGAGCTCACGCGCGACCACCAGCGCGACATCGATCGCCTGATGGCGCAGCAGTGA
- a CDS encoding AraC family transcriptional regulator, whose product MPSTVRTDAVEQILAIAERAGLDRAALLARARIPGDVLRGGGGRIAVERLHALWHAVTRDAGRALTSKVAAHARVEGFGPYGFSILTAPTALDALRTATEHYPVINDDGRWSVELGASRVVARWARAGAATAGVDAASESIVAHFVLGLRSIVDGPIRVDEVRFAHAAPRGVRALEEVLRAPLVFDAGENAIVLPRADLDAVPRLASAPMHAFVTGFVRDELARIAPERTFVDHVADALAARPDARASRIAAELGVTERTLRRRLADTGTSFRALVDARRAAIALDRVEHTDDAITRIAIELGFTDASAFARAFRRWHGRSPSKVRDAR is encoded by the coding sequence GTGCCGAGCACCGTCCGCACCGACGCGGTCGAGCAGATCCTCGCGATCGCCGAGCGCGCCGGCCTCGATCGCGCCGCTCTGCTCGCGCGCGCGCGCATCCCCGGCGACGTGCTGCGCGGCGGCGGCGGGCGCATCGCGGTCGAGCGCCTGCACGCGCTCTGGCACGCCGTCACCCGCGACGCGGGGCGCGCCCTCACCTCGAAGGTCGCCGCGCACGCGCGCGTCGAGGGCTTCGGCCCCTACGGCTTCTCGATCCTCACCGCGCCCACCGCGCTCGACGCGCTGCGCACCGCGACCGAGCACTACCCGGTCATCAACGACGACGGCCGGTGGAGCGTCGAGCTCGGCGCCTCGCGCGTCGTCGCGCGCTGGGCCCGCGCGGGCGCCGCCACCGCCGGGGTCGACGCGGCGAGCGAGTCGATCGTCGCGCACTTCGTGCTCGGCCTGCGCAGCATCGTCGACGGTCCGATCCGCGTCGACGAGGTGCGCTTCGCCCACGCCGCGCCGCGCGGCGTGCGCGCGCTCGAGGAGGTGCTGCGCGCGCCGCTCGTCTTCGACGCGGGCGAGAACGCGATCGTGCTCCCGCGCGCCGACCTCGACGCCGTGCCGCGCCTCGCGTCGGCGCCGATGCACGCGTTCGTCACCGGCTTCGTCCGCGACGAGCTCGCTCGCATCGCCCCCGAGCGCACGTTCGTCGATCACGTCGCCGACGCGCTCGCCGCGCGCCCCGACGCGCGCGCGAGCCGCATCGCCGCCGAGCTCGGCGTCACCGAGCGCACCCTCCGCCGGCGCCTCGCCGACACCGGCACCTCGTTCCGCGCGCTCGTCGACGCGCGGCGCGCCGCGATCGCCCTCGACCGCGTCGAGCACACCGACGATGCGATCACGCGCATCGCGATCGAGCTCGGCTTCACCGACGCGAGCGCCTTCGCCCGCGCGTTCCGCCGCTGGCACGGCCGGAGCCCCTCGAAGGTGCGCGACGCGCGCTGA
- a CDS encoding DUF4266 domain-containing protein produces MSARGVVVVALGIAWAASGCVVVPAYQRGAFVDPAMDPASRALAVRSRRQLYTSREAAAGGDGTSAGGGCACGN; encoded by the coding sequence GTGAGCGCGCGCGGGGTGGTCGTGGTGGCGCTGGGGATCGCGTGGGCAGCGAGCGGGTGCGTGGTGGTGCCCGCGTACCAGCGCGGGGCGTTCGTGGATCCGGCGATGGACCCGGCGTCGCGCGCGCTGGCGGTGCGCTCGCGGCGGCAGCTGTACACGTCGCGCGAGGCGGCGGCGGGCGGCGACGGAACGAGCGCGGGGGGCGGATGCGCGTGCGGGAATTAG
- a CDS encoding DUF3570 domain-containing protein, translated as MRGSVSAALLVVLLAVPGVASSQDDEGLRFERFEARFATFVQRGAGWQSQASDDPRAPGSEALEVYQPALYARLREGRETVHEITVPIDVVTSASADALDAVSTASLVNEAVGLHVAHRFALDADTRVTARWGGNVEETLRSGTVGLSIARELAEDNATLVVSADVIADHLDRILPNGSTPEERGRVAATFNVSLAQLLSPTTMIELAGGATLQAGELATTWGSVPTLAGGRAAEVLPDTRARYAVRATLRQAVLETMTFGEAAYRLYADDLGVVAHTGELGITQYVIPGTLWIRADARVHTQTAPWLWTSLLQDDGAPGPRTADSDLAELVAIEGGGALRWIYDRGSWLELEGAHYVRTNGLDVTRVALTWGQAF; from the coding sequence GTGCGCGGGTCGGTGAGCGCCGCGCTGCTCGTGGTGCTGCTCGCGGTGCCGGGGGTCGCGTCGTCGCAGGACGACGAGGGGCTGCGCTTCGAGCGCTTCGAGGCGCGGTTCGCGACGTTCGTGCAGCGCGGGGCGGGATGGCAGTCGCAGGCGAGCGACGATCCGCGGGCGCCGGGCAGCGAGGCGCTCGAGGTGTACCAGCCCGCGCTCTACGCGCGGCTGCGCGAGGGCAGGGAGACCGTCCACGAGATCACGGTGCCGATCGACGTGGTGACGAGCGCGTCGGCGGATGCGCTCGACGCGGTGTCGACGGCATCGCTCGTGAACGAAGCGGTGGGGCTCCACGTGGCGCACCGGTTCGCGCTCGACGCGGACACGCGCGTCACCGCGCGCTGGGGCGGCAACGTCGAGGAGACGCTGCGCTCGGGCACGGTGGGGCTCTCGATCGCGCGCGAGCTCGCGGAGGACAACGCGACGCTCGTGGTGTCGGCGGACGTGATCGCGGATCACCTCGATCGCATCCTGCCGAACGGGTCGACGCCCGAGGAGCGCGGGCGCGTGGCGGCGACGTTCAACGTGTCGCTCGCGCAGCTGCTCTCGCCGACGACGATGATCGAGCTCGCGGGCGGCGCGACGCTGCAGGCAGGAGAGCTCGCGACGACGTGGGGCTCGGTGCCGACGCTCGCCGGTGGGCGCGCGGCGGAGGTGCTCCCCGACACCCGCGCGCGCTACGCGGTGCGCGCGACGCTGCGCCAGGCGGTGCTCGAGACGATGACGTTCGGCGAGGCGGCGTACCGGCTCTACGCGGACGACCTCGGCGTGGTCGCGCACACGGGAGAGCTGGGGATCACGCAGTACGTGATCCCGGGGACGCTGTGGATCCGCGCGGACGCGCGGGTGCACACGCAGACGGCCCCGTGGCTCTGGACCTCGCTGCTGCAGGACGACGGGGCGCCCGGGCCGCGCACCGCGGACTCCGATCTCGCGGAGCTCGTCGCGATCGAGGGCGGCGGCGCGCTGCGCTGGATCTACGACCGCGGCAGCTGGCTGGAGCTCGAGGGGGCGCACTACGTGCGGACCAACGGGCTCGACGTGACGCGCGTCGCGCTGACGTGGGGCCAGGCGTTCTAG
- a CDS encoding GNAT family N-acetyltransferase, with product MADDLSFSRAGAEHLPRFEQIRAAAFAPVFASFRAILGDELYELVQARDDAAQPALLASMLQPDSGWEVYAAQRAAIVVGFVSVRLDPTTKVGEIGLNAVDPDHAGHGIGTAMYDFALARMREAGMRAATVGTGGDPSHAPARRAYAKVGFDAAIPSVWMSRIL from the coding sequence ATGGCCGACGACCTCTCGTTCTCCCGCGCCGGCGCCGAGCATCTCCCGCGCTTCGAGCAGATCCGCGCCGCGGCGTTCGCGCCGGTGTTCGCGTCGTTCCGCGCCATCCTCGGCGACGAGCTCTACGAGCTCGTCCAGGCGCGCGACGACGCCGCACAGCCTGCCCTGCTCGCGTCGATGCTCCAGCCCGACTCGGGCTGGGAGGTCTACGCCGCGCAGCGCGCCGCGATCGTCGTCGGGTTCGTCTCGGTCCGCCTCGACCCCACCACGAAGGTCGGCGAGATCGGCCTCAACGCCGTCGATCCCGATCACGCCGGCCACGGCATCGGCACCGCGATGTACGACTTCGCGCTCGCACGCATGCGCGAGGCCGGCATGCGCGCCGCGACCGTCGGCACCGGCGGCGACCCGAGCCACGCGCCCGCGCGTCGCGCCTACGCGAAGGTGGGCTTCGACGCCGCGATCCCGAGCGTGTGGATGTCCCGCATCCTCTGA
- a CDS encoding FG-GAP-like repeat-containing protein: protein MLRNWMVLVVALVGCGSSATDVIDAGRDVAVDARVEDAQTTDAPGDAAPDAPSDAGRDAGPACGDGVIDEGEACDDGNDLDADGCEADCTLPACGNGIVDPGELCLGAPSIVDVRDPGDGALADLDHDGVLELLASEYDPSRIVLVRVVDGAPTAERFEGGLGPSRITVGRITADLAAMAWIDTRTPQISVRPLAASGPAEPITTLRLTGNAHALDAADLDDDGDDDLAALVHPFPSQPYVALFRNDGGTLTDAPGLVLADRVPSDLIVADLEGDGAPEIVVLLKDSFDTPSMLATFRGSGASSAATWTRTDSPVLPWADRIASGDVDGDGDLDLVLSGASGYQLVRANEGALDVGEIETIPGSVRIVTLGDVDHDGDVDRVAHWEDSSLHIDRNDGTGLFVPDPPLVGVGSVPRAILIGDVNGDLAHDVITMVAGSDAIVLLLSNP from the coding sequence ATGCTCAGGAATTGGATGGTGCTCGTGGTGGCGCTCGTCGGATGTGGATCGAGCGCGACGGACGTGATCGACGCGGGTCGCGACGTCGCAGTCGACGCGCGCGTCGAGGACGCGCAGACGACGGATGCGCCGGGCGACGCGGCTCCCGATGCGCCCTCCGACGCGGGTCGCGACGCCGGCCCTGCGTGCGGCGACGGCGTGATCGACGAGGGCGAGGCGTGCGACGACGGCAACGACCTCGACGCCGACGGCTGCGAGGCCGACTGCACGCTGCCCGCGTGCGGCAACGGCATCGTCGATCCCGGCGAGCTCTGCCTCGGCGCGCCGAGCATCGTCGACGTGCGCGATCCCGGCGACGGCGCGCTGGCCGACCTCGATCACGACGGCGTGCTCGAGCTGCTCGCGTCGGAGTACGACCCGAGCAGGATCGTGCTCGTGCGCGTCGTCGACGGCGCGCCGACCGCGGAGCGCTTCGAGGGCGGGCTCGGTCCCTCGCGCATCACCGTCGGTCGCATCACCGCGGACCTCGCCGCGATGGCGTGGATCGACACGCGCACCCCGCAGATCTCGGTGAGACCGCTCGCCGCGAGCGGCCCCGCGGAGCCGATCACGACGCTGAGGCTGACGGGCAACGCGCACGCGCTCGACGCGGCCGATCTCGACGACGACGGCGACGACGATCTCGCCGCGCTCGTCCATCCGTTCCCGTCGCAGCCGTACGTCGCGCTCTTCCGGAACGACGGAGGCACGCTGACGGACGCGCCGGGCTTGGTGCTCGCCGATCGCGTCCCGAGCGATCTGATCGTCGCGGATCTCGAGGGCGACGGAGCGCCCGAGATCGTCGTGTTGCTCAAGGACTCGTTCGACACGCCGAGCATGCTCGCGACCTTCCGCGGCAGCGGCGCCAGCAGCGCGGCGACGTGGACCCGGACCGACTCTCCCGTGCTGCCCTGGGCGGACCGGATCGCGAGCGGTGACGTCGATGGCGACGGCGACCTCGACCTCGTGCTCTCCGGTGCGTCCGGTTACCAGCTCGTGCGCGCGAACGAAGGTGCGCTCGACGTCGGTGAGATCGAGACGATCCCGGGCAGCGTCCGCATCGTGACGCTCGGCGACGTCGATCACGATGGCGACGTCGATCGCGTCGCGCACTGGGAGGACAGCTCGCTCCACATCGACAGGAACGACGGCACGGGGCTCTTCGTGCCCGATCCCCCGCTCGTCGGCGTCGGCAGCGTCCCGCGCGCGATCCTGATCGGCGACGTGAACGGAGACCTCGCGCACGACGTGATCACGATGGTCGCCGGCAGCGACGCCATCGTCCTGCTGCTCTCGAATCCGTGA